AAATTGATGGAATATGTGCATCTGCCCAACCTAATGTTAAAGGTCTACCATTGTTTAAAACCAAAACAATATTTGGGTTTATTTTATAAACTTCTTCTAATAGCTCTTGTTGTAAACCAGGCAAACCAAGATCTGTTCTACTACGGCCCTCTCCACTTTGAAAACCGTGTTCTCCTAAAACCATAACCACTATATCTGCCTTTTTAGCTACTGTTTTCGCTTCTAAAAAACCACTTTTATCAGTAGTATTAATTTTAACTTCTGTTATAAAATCTGGGATTCCTATAGCAACATCTGTTCCTTTTGCATATGTGATTTTATTCCCTTTATAAGCCAGCAATCCCTCTAAAACAGATACTGCTGTACTGTCTTTTGCTGCAATCCTCCAACTTCCCAAAGGACTTGTTTTATCGTTTGCCAATGCTCCTATCACCGCTATATTTTGTCCTTGTTTTTTTAACGGCAATAGTTGATTTTGATTCTTTAATAACACAATTGATTTTTTAGCCATATCTAAAGAAGCATCCATCACCTCTTGACTCCCTAATATTTTTTCTTCACGCTCTTTATTACAATACTTATATGGATCATCAAACAAACCCAATTCAAACTTTACCTTTAAAATTCTTTTTGCAGCATCATCAATTAAAGCTTCTTTTACTTTTCCTTCTTTTACCAAATTGGCTAATTCATCAACATAAGCATAAGACTCCATATCCATATCTGAACCCGCATTGGCTGCTATTTCTGCAGCTTGTTTTAAATTCTCCGCATGACCATGAGCTATCATTTCTGAGATAGATCCCCAGTCTGAAACTACAAAGCCACCAAAATTCCAATCTCTCTTTAAAATATCACGTTGTAAAAACTTATTTCCTGTAGCTGGCACCCCATTTAATTCGTTAAAAGAATTCATAAATGTTTTTACCCCAGCATCAATACTCGCCTGAAATGGAGGAAAAATAATATTATATAAAGTTGATGTTCCTACATCTACTGTATTATAATCTCTACCTGATTCTGCAAAACCATATCCTGCAAAATGTTTTGCACAAGCTACTATTGTATTTTCTTTTGATAAATCATCTCCTTGAAAACCTTTAACTCTTGCATAAGCAATTTTACTTCCTAAATAAGTATCTTCCCCAGCACCTTCCATCACACGCCCCCAACGAGCATCTCTAGACACATCTACCATTGGTGCAAAAGTCCAGTTAATTCCTACCGATGAGGCTTCTAAAGCAGCCATTTCAGCTGATTTTTTAATTGCTTCTAAATCCCAACTTGCAGCTTCTGCTAATGGAATTGGACTCATGGTTTCGTAACCGTGAATTACATCAAACCCTATGATTAATGGAATTCCCAATCTAGTTTCTTCTACAGCAATTTTTTGTACAGCACTTACCTCATCTACCCCTCTTACGTTTAACATAGACCCCACATAACCTTTACGCAGATCTTTATATTTTTTAGCAGCGTCTCCTTGAATTGGAGAAGGTCCTGTTACATTCCAAAAACCATTGTATTGATTCATTTGACCTATTTTCTCTTCGAGAGTCATTCTCGACATCAAATCTTCTACTCTTTCATCTATAGTCAATGCTTTATTTTTATAAGCAAATTCACCATTCTGTTTACATGAAAACATGCTTAACATGACTATGAAAACGCTTACTGATTTTATAAAATTTTTCATATTTCTAATTTTACAAGTATTATTATTTTTTAGAAATGCTACACGAGATATCGTTATCATCATTATATTTTTTTTAAATTCTTATTGAATTATTTTTTATGTGTAGCAAAGGTTTAAAACACCTTTACCACATATAAAAACTTTACTAAACAAACATTTATGATTTTATTGATATACTTTGATGTAATCTATTTCCATTGATGATTCAGTAAAACCTGGATCTATTTGTCCTCCGAAAGAACCACCCATTGCAACATTTAAAATCATATAAAATGGATGATTAAAAGGCACTGATGAACTATTTGAAAACGAATGAATAAGAAGATCATCTGTATAAAACTTAATTTCACTTTCATTCCAAATGGTTTTATAAATTTTAAACTCTGTAGAAACATCTGGTATAATAGTACTATTAGTATTAGCATTTCCGGCATAATTATCAGGATAATGTAATGTTCCATGTATTCTATTTTGATCATTACCTACATGCTCCATCATATCAATTTCTCCACAACTAGGCCAACCAACAGCTTCAAAATTAGCCCCTAACATCCAGATTGCAGGCCAAGTTCCACCTCCACTAGGCAATTTTGCTCTTACTTCAATCACACCATATTTAAATTCAAATTTCCCTCTAGTTACTTTTCTAGCTGATGTGTAATCTGCACCGTAGTAATTTTCTTTTTTTGCCGTAATTTTTAAAATCCCATTACTAATTAAAGCGTTACTACTTCGTGCAGTATAATATTGAGCTTCATTATTTCCCCAACCACCATTACCTCGTCCAATTTCATAATCCCAATTATCTGTATTTGGTTTTCCATCTACATCAAAATCTTCTAACCAAACCAAAGTCAAAACATTTTCATCAACTAAAACATTGATTTTTATAAATTCACTTATAAAACTTCCGTTTTCTGCATAGGCTAAAACAGTTACTAAATAATTATTACTCCCTTTTTCATTGTAGGTATGTGAAATTACTCCTGTTGCAGATGTCACTTCTGTATTATCTCCAAAAGTTATTTTATAAGAAACTGCATCGGTTGCTGACAAAGTAAAATTGACCAATCCAGAACCATCTCCCTCAGGACTTTCTATGGTTGCTCCTGAAATTAAAGTTGTAATTATTAAATCTTTTGGGACTCCGTTTGTGTCTCCTCCATTATCAATATTCTCATTATTACTACTAGAACAAGCAACAAGTAAATAAAACATGTATCCTAATATTCCTATATTTTGTAAAAGTTTATTCATTATGTATCTATTTTACAGGTTCTATGTGCCTTAACTAATAGTTATTTTAATAATAAACCTCACTCATCATTATTTGAATGAGTGAGGTTTATGCTTGTTAAATATTATTTATAGAAATAAAAATTATCTATAAATACACTTGCTTCACCATTAGGTAATGCTGTAATAATGTATTGAGCTAAATGTCCTTTATTAACCAATCCAGGAAAATCACTTAAAGGAAAATCAAAAGAAACCCAGCTACCATTTGCAAAACCAGTAATTGTTTTAGCCCCTTCTGTGTCATCTCCTCCATCAAAAGCTCCATCAGCCCCAAAGTCTACTATTTTTAATCCAAACTCCGTAGCGTTACTTGACCATATATCAATATGTACATGAGTCATTGTAGAAGCATCTATCGTTGCGCTAGTTGTTTCAACACCAGCATAACTTAAAGATGTGTATAATTTTACAGGGTTACTTGCAATTGTTTTCTCTTCATAGTTAGATACTGACCAGTCAGTTTTCCATGTATCTACAGAAACATCTGTATAAGCATCACTATATAATGAGATGACATCTGCTGCAGACTTGGTTGGTGCAGTTGGTGCATCCACTGGGTCTGTTTCCTCAGGACACCCACCATTTGCCACTGTTCCAGGTGTATTTACACACTTATCTATTGAATCTATAACACCATCATTATCTGTATCTGGCACATCTAAACCTAAACCACCTCCTGTAATATTATCTACATAAAAAGTTCCTGTTGTTGTTTCGGCAAAACCAATAAATACAATTAAACTTTGAAACTGATCTAATGTAATTGTAGTAGTTTCATGATTTGGGAAACTGTTAGTTGCATCTTTTGAAAAATCAAAAGATAATGTTTGCCAACCCGATGTAGCAGTAGTTGTTGCTAATACCTCAATATCAAATCCTCCATCAATACTTGCACCTCCTAATTTCATTAATACAGGAATTTCAGCTGCTGTTTCTTGATAGAAATCCATAGTAATGATACTTTTTGAAGTTACATCAACATGCTTTGACCTATTAACTATAAATGCTTCGTAAAGGTCTCCTTTACTTGTCACTACACCTACTTTTGATGGGGTTCCGTCTTTACCATTTTTAGTCTCTACTTCAATTGTAACTCCATCATTATCTCTATCATCTCTTAAATTTAAACTAGCTTCATCCTCAAAATCTGCTAAAGAAACTCCAGCCTCAAAAGTTACTGTATGTTGTTTTGTTACAGATACTTCATCTGCATTATCTGCAACTGCTGTTACTTTAATATCGTAGGTTGCTGTAGTTGCCTGATATTCATAAGTAACTTGGGGCCCACTTGTTTGCTTAATATCAGCATCACCTATTGCATTTGCATCTCCAAAATCTACTGTATAGACTGTGTTTGTACCACCTGTTGATGTAGGAGTTACTCCCACAACCTTACCTGTATCATCTACCGACACAGAGGTAAAAGTTAAATTTGTAATACTTGCTGAACTTGATCCAGCCACGTCTTCGTCTTTTGAACATGCAATAATACTTAACGCTAAAAGCACGTACTTTCCTTTTTTTAATAGTTTCATCATTTCTTATTTTTTTAGTTTAACATTTTAATTATATTGACTCTATAGCTAATAACTCATAGAGTTTGTTTTATTTTTTTAATTGTAATTAGGGTTTTGTGACCATCTGTTTCCTGCTAACTTAATTTCTATTAGAGGTATTGGAAAGACTTCGTTTTTCCCTGCTGTAAAACCTGTAATTTCTGTAGCTGCCTTTCCTGTTCTTACCAAGTCAAAAAACCTATGTCCTTCTCCCACCAATTCAACCCTTCTTTCTGCATATATAGCATCTGTTAAAGCTGCTCCAGTAAGTACCACATCGTGTAATAAATCTCCAAAAGCACGTCTTCTTACTCTATTTAAATAACTCTGAGCTTTAAGATCATTACTAGGTATTGCTCTATTGTTTGCTTCGGCAGCCATTAACAGTACATCAGCAAAACGAATAGCTCTGTAATTATTGGGATTGGTTAAGTTTCTATCTCCTGTAGCGTTTGGTCCTCTTAACCTTGGAATGTATTTTCTGTTAAAATATCCTGTATGTTCATACCCTGTTCCGTAAGTAACACTAGCGTTATCTGATGCCCATTGAACAATATCTAAAATAGCTACATCTTTACGGTTATCATCAGCTTCAAAAGCATTAACGACCTCTTGAGTTGGTACATTAAAACTAAAACCAGAGGTAAATAACGGCCCTACGTATTCTCTAATCCCATTAAAACCAACAGCTATATTTCCCTCACTACATTGCAAACAATCAAATGAGGCACCTTCTAGTTCTGTATATTGAACCTCAAAAACAGATTCTATGTTATTCTCTCCTGCATGTTCAAAAATGGTATTGTAATCAGCAACTAAGTCGTAAGGCCCCGTAGTAATTAGATCTTCTAAAACAGTAGCTGCTTCTGTAAATTTATTTTGATACAAATATGCCTTACCTAATAAAGCTTGTGCTGCTCCTTTGGTAGCTCTACCAACCTGTGACTGAATGACTGGTAAATTGTTAACAGCAAAAAGTAAATCTGTTTCAATTTGCGCATAAACTTGTGCTTTAGGAGTTCTATCAATAGAAATTTCTTCTCCAAAAAGAATTCTTTTGTCTACTGCCAAAGGCACATCACCAAACCATTTTACCAATTCAAAATAATAATAGGCTCTTAGGAATCTTGCTTCAGCTAAAACTACAGGTTTGTTTGCAAAATCTATTTTATCTTGAAACTCTAAAATATAATTTGCTCTATTTACACCTCCAAACATCCATCCAAAAATATCTCTCAGTTGTTGATTTGATGAAGTATGAACCATGTCATCTACTTCTTGAATCCCTATAACATCATTAGCACTTTCTCCTCCTGCCAATGTATTATCTGAGGCTATTTCACCCAACATTACATTTAAGTAGGTGGATTGTAATATATCATAAGCTCCTATTAATGCATCTTGATAATCTTGTTCTGTGTTAAAATAATTTTCTGAGTTTATAACTTGAGATTCAACATCTACAAAGTCATCACTACAAGCAACAAATAAAGACGTTGCTATAACCGCTAGTATTTTTATAGTTATATTTTTCATGAGTTTATTTTTTAGAAATTAACATTTACACCTACAAAAAATGTTTTTGGAGTTGGATAGAATCCTCTATCAATACCTCCTCCTATTGGCTCTCCTGTAGATGCCGTAGGATCATATCCTCTGTAATTTGTTAGTGTTAATAAATTGGTTGCTGATGCGTATAGCCTAACTTTATCTAACTTTATTTTTGTAGTTAGACTTTCTGGAACTGTATAACCTAATTGAATATTTTGTAATCTTAGATACGATCCATCTTCTACATAAAAATCTGAAAACAATGAGTTTTGTGTAGCTTCGGTGGTTACACGAGGGAAAGAATTGCTAGTCCCTTCACTCGTCCACCTATCTAAGAAATATGTTGGTCTATTAACCAAGGGGAGGTTTCTTTCATAATCTCTTACTATATCGTTTCCTAATGATGCAAAAGCATATAAGCTAAAATCAAAATTCTTATAATCAACGGACATATTAAACCCCATTGTAAAATCTGGAATAGGATTTCCCAAATCTGTTTTATCATCTGCATCAATCTTTCCATCTCCACTTACATCTACAAAGCGTAAATCTCCTGGCTCTGCATCTAATTGAATTGGGGCACCATCTATTTCTGCTTGAGTTTGAAATACACCATTGGTTTTATAACCATAGAAATAACCAATTGGTTTACCTGCTTCCATTCTTGCAATTGGGTCTTGTCCAACTCCAAAAGAACCTGACTCTAACACTCCGGTATCACTACCCACAAACAATACTTCATTTTTTAATGAGGTGATATTATATTTTACATTGAAGTTAAAGTCCTCTGAAATTTTCTCGTTATATCCTATAGAGAATTCAAACCCTTTGTTCTCTACTGTACCTGCATTAATTGTTGGGGCCCCAGAACCAGGTGCATATACTCCTAATATTCCTGACACTTGTGGTGTTACTAATAAGTCTTCTGTTTTTTTATTGAAGTAATCTACTGTAATATCTATTTTATCAAACAACCCTAAATCAATAGCAATGTCAAATGGTTTTTGCTTTTCCCATCTAATTTCTGGATTTGATAATTTTCCAATTGTTTTTCCATAAGTTAAAGCGTTATCTAAAACATACACTCCTTCTCCATCTAAAAGAGAAACAAATCCATAAGCTCCAATTCTATCATTTCCTAAAACACCATAACTACTTCTTAATTTTAAAAGATTTATAAAGCTAACATCCTTCATAAAATCTTCTTCTGAAACTACCCAACCTACTGATGCTGTTGGAAAAAAACCAAATTTATTTTTAGGACCAAAATTGGTAGAACCATCTCTTCTTAATACTGCTGAAGCTAAATACTTACCATCATAAGCATACTGAATACGAGTAAAGTATGATAACAATCTACTATCAAAAGAAATTTTAGGAGTGTTGTTTATTGCTAAGTTATCATCTACTGTAGCAGAGTTTTCTACACTAGCACTCTTTAAAGTGTTACCCGTTGGAGCATACCCTTTTTTATTGTAAAGATTTACTCCTACTGTTTTAAAAATTGAGGTTCCTAACAAAGCTTTAATATCATGTTTATCAAATTTTCTTTCATATTTAATAAAAGCATCAAAAGTATAATCTTTATAAACTGTACCTGACTCATCTACGGTGGCACTATTTACATCATCTGTTAATTCAGCTTCACTAGAAACAGTATTAAATACTTTTCCTGACCCATAAAATAATTCTGGAAAATAACTTTTACCTCTAACATCTGCATAATTCAACTGTATGTTAGATTCTGCTTGGAAATATTCTAAAAACCTATAATTCAACCCATAACTTCCTGAAATTTTATTTACTTGAGATTGGTTATATGTATTTTCTATTTGAGCCAATGGATTAACAACCTCAATTCCTAAACCTGTGTTTGGTAATTTGGTATAATCTCCATTAGTATCTCTTACTAATAATTGAGGTGGAGCACTTAATGCATTAAATAAAACTGAACCCAATGCATTTTCTGACAATATTTTTCTGTTGGTATTGATATAAGTTGTAGTTGTTGATAATTTTAAATTCTTTACTAAATCAATAGAATAGTTTAGCCTAGCTGTTGATCTATTAAAGTTTGATTTATCTCCACCTACAATACCATCCTGTGTTAAATGGGATATACTAAAATCATAATTAGATTTTGTAGTTCCTCCATTTAAACCAAAATTAACACTTGATATTGGGGCATTTTTAAACACTTGATCTTGCCAGTCTGTTCCTGTTGTAGGATACAATGTGAACACCGGAGAGTCTCCTCCATTAGCTGCTGCTTCATTAACTAAAATGGCATAATCTCTAGGTTGTAACAAATCCATTTTTTTTGTGGTTTGCTGTATTCCCGTATAGGCATCAAATCTGAATTTTAAATCTGAATTTTTACGACCTGACTTGGTCGTTATTAGAATTACTCCGTTTGCTCCTCTTACTCCATAAATACCTGCTGTTGCATCCTTAATCACACTCATAGAGGCAATATCTGAAGGGTTTACAACACTCAAATCTTCTATAACTGCTCCATCTAATAATATTAAAGGTCTACTATCTCCATTAGTTGATATACCACGAATATTAATTTTTGGTGCTGATCCTGGCGAACCAGATGAAGGAGTTACACTGATTCCCGCTTGCCCTTGTAATGCCTCTTCAACTCTGGTTGGTTTTATTTTTTCAATCGCTTCACTATCAACAATAGTTACAGCTCCTGTAACCTCCTTAATTATTTGAGATCCATATCCAATTAATACAACTCCATCTAATTCTTGAACATTTTCTTTTAACTGAATATTTATAGATGCTCGATTAGCTAAAACTTCTTTACTTTCAAACCCTAAATAGCTTATCTCTATAATTTGTTCAGCACTAACATTTGAAAGACTATACTCACCGTCAAAATTAGAATAAGTACCATTAGTAGTACCTTTTATTAAAATACTAACACCTGGTAGAGCTTCTCCAGTGTCTATATTAGTTACAATACCACTAACAGTTCTAGTTTGAGAAAAACTCACTAGTGATATTAATAATAAAGGGATTAGAATTATATATTTTTTCATCAGTACAATAGTTTAGATTACGTTTATCTCAAAACTACGCACACATTATTATTAATTCACTAAAAACACCCACTACAAAAAACATACACTGCAATAAAAAATTAAAAGTGGTAGGTTTTACTTAGCCTCAAGAACAGTTTAAATCTATAAAAAAACAAAATGTAGTGGTCTTGTATGGGTAAAATACACTATTGTAGTGCTAAAACAAACACTACTACATCGGTCTTTACTGAATTATGCGCTCCGAAAAGACTAATTTGAATTTTTTTGTAGAGAAAGATCTATTATACAAAAAAGAAAACCCCTGAATATTTTGTAAATATTCAGGGGTTTATTCAAAATTAGGTTGTTGATTTAGTGATATTAAATTTTTAATATATAATCCGTTAAATTTTCATCATTCTCAAGATTCATTTTCTTTCTTAGTCTGTATCTTTTTACCTCAACACTTTTAGATGAAATATTTAATAAAGGAGCTATTTCTTTTGAAGAAAGATTTAATCTTAAGTAGGCACATAATCTTAAATCATTTGATGTTAATGACGGATGTAGATCCTTTATTTTTTTTGTAAAATCTTTATCTGCATTGTTAAAAGCTTCTTCAAAAACTTTCCAATCATCCGTATGATTTAAATTTTTATCAATAATCTTAATAACAGTATTTATATTTTTTTGTCCACCTTTTAACAACTCACCTTTTATAGTGTTAAGCAATTCATTTTTCTTAATTAAATTCATAGTAGAGCCTGCCAACTCTTTATTTTTTATTTCAACATCAACTTCTAACTTTTCTTTTTCTAACAAGGTTAATTTTTGTTCATTTTCTAATTTCTCCAATTCAAACTCTTGTTGCTTTCTAGAAAGTAATCTTTCTCTTTGCTTTGTATAATACCTTGTGTACATAGTATGCATAAAAACGGAAAAACCAACAATAAATAATAAATAAACAGAAAGCATAAGCGTTGATATATACCAAGGCTTTCCTATTTTGAAACCATAAGTAGCTGTGTTATGAGTTAAAACTCCATTTACTTTAGCTCTAATTTTAAATTGATAAGTACCAAAAGGTAGGTTTTCAAAAAACACATTACTATTAGGTCTCCATTCACTCCATATACTACTTAACCCCTCTAATTGGTATTGATACTCTACTTGAGAAAACTTATCATAAATTGGTACACTACAAATAAATTCAAAATTGTTCTCATCATTATCAAAAACACCACTTTCTAATAAATTCACATTCTTTGGGGTACCTGTTAACGTTGCATTCTTTATTTGATTAATTACAACTTGTGACGATTTATTTTGATTTACACCATTTAACTTTAATGTGATATACCCATTAGATGTTCCTATTAAATATTTGTTTTGAGATATTTTACAAATATTTTCAAAACCAGAAGCTCCTTTTCTAAGCTTAAAAGGAATAGAAATGTTTTTTACAATTGGTTTTGCGCTCAACACTCCTTGCTCTATATAAGTAATATTTTTTTTAGAAAATCCCCAGAGTTTATTATCCATTGGCATATTTATTAAAACTCCAGTACTATAATTCTCTGGGATTGTATACTTAGATAATAAATCATCTTTTACAAAGCCATCTTCTTTTAAATTATACTTATAAACCCCTTGTTTATATGAGTAAAGTATGTCTCCTTTATATTTTAACAAAGCAGAGTGAATTCCTTTTCCTGTAGATATTAAAATAGAAACATTAGATATTTTAGTATAATCGTCATTTACCAATAGTTTATAAACACCTTTATATTCGTGATTCACAAAAATGGTATTCTTATCTAAAAACTCAAAATACCTGCTGGAAATATTAAAACCTTCAATTTTATTTTTCAATCTCCAAGCCCCCTCTTTTTTTTCAAAAACGTAAAGTCCTTTATAATTTCCTTGAACAAAAGTATTTTTTGATATCAATTCAATTTTCCATGTTCCCATTACATTTCCGATCAAAGTAGCATTACTTTTATTAATAAGAAATGTTCCTAAGTTATGACCACATAATAAATCTTTGCCTATTTTTTTTAAGGTCCAAACTTGACCATTTGTGTTTTCTACAAAAGAAAATTCTTCATCAGAATTATTTCGTTTAAAAAATAAACCTTGATTGGTTCCTAAATAAAGCATATCATCATGCACAATAGAAGTATACACTGTTCCCAATACTCCTATATTATTTTTATAAACTCTAAAAGGAGAGTTTATATGAATGGCATTAATTCCATCATCTAAACCTAACCATATATTTTGATCAATATCTTGAAAAATAGATAAAACGGTATTATTACTCAATCCTTTTTCATGATTAATAACATAACGAATAGCTCCTACACTGTCTAAAAAAATTACTCCATTAGAAATGGTTCCCAACACCAAACTATCATCAGTTAACTTAATACTACTATAAAACGTATAATCCTTTACAGCTGTGTTTAACTTAGTGTTCCATAACTTTAATGAACCATT
Above is a genomic segment from Wenyingzhuangia fucanilytica containing:
- a CDS encoding SusC/RagA family TonB-linked outer membrane protein, whose amino-acid sequence is MKKYIILIPLLLISLVSFSQTRTVSGIVTNIDTGEALPGVSILIKGTTNGTYSNFDGEYSLSNVSAEQIIEISYLGFESKEVLANRASINIQLKENVQELDGVVLIGYGSQIIKEVTGAVTIVDSEAIEKIKPTRVEEALQGQAGISVTPSSGSPGSAPKINIRGISTNGDSRPLILLDGAVIEDLSVVNPSDIASMSVIKDATAGIYGVRGANGVILITTKSGRKNSDLKFRFDAYTGIQQTTKKMDLLQPRDYAILVNEAAANGGDSPVFTLYPTTGTDWQDQVFKNAPISSVNFGLNGGTTKSNYDFSISHLTQDGIVGGDKSNFNRSTARLNYSIDLVKNLKLSTTTTYINTNRKILSENALGSVLFNALSAPPQLLVRDTNGDYTKLPNTGLGIEVVNPLAQIENTYNQSQVNKISGSYGLNYRFLEYFQAESNIQLNYADVRGKSYFPELFYGSGKVFNTVSSEAELTDDVNSATVDESGTVYKDYTFDAFIKYERKFDKHDIKALLGTSIFKTVGVNLYNKKGYAPTGNTLKSASVENSATVDDNLAINNTPKISFDSRLLSYFTRIQYAYDGKYLASAVLRRDGSTNFGPKNKFGFFPTASVGWVVSEEDFMKDVSFINLLKLRSSYGVLGNDRIGAYGFVSLLDGEGVYVLDNALTYGKTIGKLSNPEIRWEKQKPFDIAIDLGLFDKIDITVDYFNKKTEDLLVTPQVSGILGVYAPGSGAPTINAGTVENKGFEFSIGYNEKISEDFNFNVKYNITSLKNEVLFVGSDTGVLESGSFGVGQDPIARMEAGKPIGYFYGYKTNGVFQTQAEIDGAPIQLDAEPGDLRFVDVSGDGKIDADDKTDLGNPIPDFTMGFNMSVDYKNFDFSLYAFASLGNDIVRDYERNLPLVNRPTYFLDRWTSEGTSNSFPRVTTEATQNSLFSDFYVEDGSYLRLQNIQLGYTVPESLTTKIKLDKVRLYASATNLLTLTNYRGYDPTASTGEPIGGGIDRGFYPTPKTFFVGVNVNF
- a CDS encoding family 16 glycosylhydrolase, translated to MNKLLQNIGILGYMFYLLVACSSSNNENIDNGGDTNGVPKDLIITTLISGATIESPEGDGSGLVNFTLSATDAVSYKITFGDNTEVTSATGVISHTYNEKGSNNYLVTVLAYAENGSFISEFIKINVLVDENVLTLVWLEDFDVDGKPNTDNWDYEIGRGNGGWGNNEAQYYTARSSNALISNGILKITAKKENYYGADYTSARKVTRGKFEFKYGVIEVRAKLPSGGGTWPAIWMLGANFEAVGWPSCGEIDMMEHVGNDQNRIHGTLHYPDNYAGNANTNSTIIPDVSTEFKIYKTIWNESEIKFYTDDLLIHSFSNSSSVPFNHPFYMILNVAMGGSFGGQIDPGFTESSMEIDYIKVYQ
- a CDS encoding RagB/SusD family nutrient uptake outer membrane protein; its protein translation is MKNITIKILAVIATSLFVACSDDFVDVESQVINSENYFNTEQDYQDALIGAYDILQSTYLNVMLGEIASDNTLAGGESANDVIGIQEVDDMVHTSSNQQLRDIFGWMFGGVNRANYILEFQDKIDFANKPVVLAEARFLRAYYYFELVKWFGDVPLAVDKRILFGEEISIDRTPKAQVYAQIETDLLFAVNNLPVIQSQVGRATKGAAQALLGKAYLYQNKFTEAATVLEDLITTGPYDLVADYNTIFEHAGENNIESVFEVQYTELEGASFDCLQCSEGNIAVGFNGIREYVGPLFTSGFSFNVPTQEVVNAFEADDNRKDVAILDIVQWASDNASVTYGTGYEHTGYFNRKYIPRLRGPNATGDRNLTNPNNYRAIRFADVLLMAAEANNRAIPSNDLKAQSYLNRVRRRAFGDLLHDVVLTGAALTDAIYAERRVELVGEGHRFFDLVRTGKAATEITGFTAGKNEVFPIPLIEIKLAGNRWSQNPNYN
- the bglX gene encoding beta-glucosidase BglX, whose protein sequence is MKNFIKSVSVFIVMLSMFSCKQNGEFAYKNKALTIDERVEDLMSRMTLEEKIGQMNQYNGFWNVTGPSPIQGDAAKKYKDLRKGYVGSMLNVRGVDEVSAVQKIAVEETRLGIPLIIGFDVIHGYETMSPIPLAEAASWDLEAIKKSAEMAALEASSVGINWTFAPMVDVSRDARWGRVMEGAGEDTYLGSKIAYARVKGFQGDDLSKENTIVACAKHFAGYGFAESGRDYNTVDVGTSTLYNIIFPPFQASIDAGVKTFMNSFNELNGVPATGNKFLQRDILKRDWNFGGFVVSDWGSISEMIAHGHAENLKQAAEIAANAGSDMDMESYAYVDELANLVKEGKVKEALIDDAAKRILKVKFELGLFDDPYKYCNKEREEKILGSQEVMDASLDMAKKSIVLLKNQNQLLPLKKQGQNIAVIGALANDKTSPLGSWRIAAKDSTAVSVLEGLLAYKGNKITYAKGTDVAIGIPDFITEVKINTTDKSGFLEAKTVAKKADIVVMVLGEHGFQSGEGRSRTDLGLPGLQQELLEEVYKINPNIVLVLNNGRPLTLGWADAHIPSILECWQLGTQSGNAIAQVLYGEYNPSGKLPMSFPRNVGQVPLYYNYKNTGRPTLPGKDVVFWSHYQDEKNSALYPFGHGLSYTEFAYENLKIKQKGNKVLVKVDVKNIGKVNGKEVVQLYIRDVFASITRPVKELKGFEMISLAPNEEKTIDFTLSDKELGFYDNQGAFIVEPGKFKVFIGGSSKTVIETSFEIYE
- a CDS encoding helix-turn-helix and ligand-binding sensor domain-containing protein, yielding MKIINYFVAIVLVVNSLYAQEIPPISVYTSKEYNAENQNWGISQASDKHIYIANNKGLLELDGSSWKLYLSPNETIVRSVKAINNKVYIGFYNGFGYWQKNAQGVLEFTSLSSDIDLLEDEQFWHIETLEGWVLFQSLQRIYLYNLNTKEFKVIQSDSKITSIYKVRGSIYYQEQGKGVFKLEKGVSKIVTKDDLVLKHDIVSIHDIDNKLVFVTTNKGLYYLENGSLKLWNTKLNTAVKDYTFYSSIKLTDDSLVLGTISNGVIFLDSVGAIRYVINHEKGLSNNTVLSIFQDIDQNIWLGLDDGINAIHINSPFRVYKNNIGVLGTVYTSIVHDDMLYLGTNQGLFFKRNNSDEEFSFVENTNGQVWTLKKIGKDLLCGHNLGTFLINKSNATLIGNVMGTWKIELISKNTFVQGNYKGLYVFEKKEGAWRLKNKIEGFNISSRYFEFLDKNTIFVNHEYKGVYKLLVNDDYTKISNVSILISTGKGIHSALLKYKGDILYSYKQGVYKYNLKEDGFVKDDLLSKYTIPENYSTGVLINMPMDNKLWGFSKKNITYIEQGVLSAKPIVKNISIPFKLRKGASGFENICKISQNKYLIGTSNGYITLKLNGVNQNKSSQVVINQIKNATLTGTPKNVNLLESGVFDNDENNFEFICSVPIYDKFSQVEYQYQLEGLSSIWSEWRPNSNVFFENLPFGTYQFKIRAKVNGVLTHNTATYGFKIGKPWYISTLMLSVYLLFIVGFSVFMHTMYTRYYTKQRERLLSRKQQEFELEKLENEQKLTLLEKEKLEVDVEIKNKELAGSTMNLIKKNELLNTIKGELLKGGQKNINTVIKIIDKNLNHTDDWKVFEEAFNNADKDFTKKIKDLHPSLTSNDLRLCAYLRLNLSSKEIAPLLNISSKSVEVKRYRLRKKMNLENDENLTDYILKI